From a region of the Anomalospiza imberbis isolate Cuckoo-Finch-1a 21T00152 chromosome 3, ASM3175350v1, whole genome shotgun sequence genome:
- the EEF1A1 gene encoding elongation factor 1-alpha 1 — MGKEKTHINIVVIGHVDSGKSTTTGHLIYKCGGIDKRTIEKFEKEAAEMGKGSFKYAWVLDKLKAERERGITIDISLWKFETSKYYVTIIDAPGHRDFIKNMITGTSQADCAVLIVAAGVGEFEAGISKNGQTREHALLAYTLGVKQLIVGVNKMDSTEPPYSQKRYEEIVKEVSTYIKKIGYNPDTVAFVPISGWNGDNMLEPSSNMPWFKGWKITRKDGSASGTTLLEALDCILPPTRPTDKPLRLPLQDVYKIGGIGTVPVGRVETGVLKPGMVVTFAPVNVTTEVKSVEMHHEALSEALPGDNVGFNVKNVSVKDVRRGNVAGDSKNDPPMEAAGFTAQVIILNHPGQISAGYAPVLDCHTAHIACKFAELKEKIDRRSGKKLEDGPKFLKSGDAAIVDMIPGKPMCVESFSDYPPLGRFAVRDMRQTVAVGVIKAVDKKAGGAGKVTKSAQKAQKAK, encoded by the exons ATGGGAAAGGAGAAGACCCACATCAACATCGTCGTCATCGGCCACGTCGATTCTGGCAAGTCCACCACCACCGGCCACCTCATCTACAAATGTGGGGGCATCGATAAGAGGACCATCGAGAAGTTCGAGAAGGAAGCGGCTGAG ATGGGCAAAGGTTCCTTCAAATATGCCTGGGTCTTGGACAAGCTGAAGGCTGAACGTGAGCGTGGTATTACTATTGACATTTCCCTGTGGAAGTTTGAAACAAGCAAATACTACGTCACCATCATTGATGCTCCTGGACACAGAGACTTCATTAAAAACATGATTACTGGAACTTCTCAG gCTGATTGTGCTGTCCTGATCGTTGCTGCTGGTGTTGGTGAATTCGAGGCTGGTATTTCCAAGAATGGGCAGACCCGTGAGCATGCCCTTCTGGCCTACACCCTGGGTGTAAAACAGCTGATTGTTGGTGTCAACAAGATGGATTCCACTGAGCCACCCTACAGCCAGAAGAGATATGAAGAGATTGTCAAAGAAGTCAGCACCTACATCAAGAAGATTGGCTACAACCCAGACACTGTGGCTTTTGTGCCAATTTCTGGTTGGAATGGTGACAACATGCTGGAGCCTAGCTCTAAC ATGCCCTGGTTCAAGGGATGGAAGATCACCCGTAAGGATGGCAGTGCCAGTGGAACCACCCTCCTTGAAGCCCTGGACTGCATCCTGCCACCAACTCGTCCAACTGACAAACCTCTGCGTCTGCCTCTTCAGGATGTCTACAAAATCGGCG GCATTGGCACTGTACCAGTTGGCCGTGTGGAAACAGGTGTTCTGAAGCCAGGCATGGTGGTTACATTTGCCCCAGTCAATGTAACAACTGAGGTTAAATCTGTTGAGATGCACCACGAAGCACTGAGCGAAGCTCTGCCTGGTGACAACGTTGGCTTCAATGTTAAGAACGTGTCTGTGAAAGATGTTCGCCGTGGTAATGTTGCTGGTGACAGCAAGAATGACCCTCCCATGGAAGCTGCTGGCTTCACTGCACAG GTCATTATCTTGAATCACCCTGGCCAAATCAGTGCTGGCTATGCCCCTGTGCTGGATTGCCATACTGCTCACATTGCGTGCAAATTTGCTGAGCTTAAGGAGAAGATCGATCGTCGTTCTGGGAAGAAGCTGGAGGATGGCCCCAAGTTCCTGAAATCTGGAGATGCTGCCATTGTTGATATGATCCCTGGCAAACCCATGTGTGTTGAGAGCTTCTCTGATTACCCTCCTCTCG GTCGTTTTGCCGTGCGTGACATGAGGCAGACGGTTGCTGTTGGTGTCATCAAGGCAGTTGACAAgaaggctggaggagctggcaaGGTCACAAAGTCTGCCCAGAAGGCCCAGAAGGCTAAATGA